The sequence agaaaaaaaaaacccataaatattatattgttttgACAATAAGGAAGAGAGAGGGGGTGGAGGGAAATTgggataaaaaaagaagaagaaagcaaaacaAACTTAAAATGTGTAGACAGAAATTGTTGTCCCTGACTGGCGTGGGCGTCTGTGTATGAATGTGTTTGTGAGAAAATGGAAGCTGCGATGGGACTGATGCGGAGGATTCCTCCGAAACACACAGAAACAGCTCTGTCAGCGCTTCTGAGCCTTATGCCTGACAACTCCTCCGATCTCCTCTCTCAAGTCGATCAGCCCCTCCAGGTCTCGCTTTTTCTTTTGCCCTAAATCTTTCTTCCATTTCCCTCAATTTTGGTTACAAGAGGAATGAATGTTTGTTGTCTCACGATTTGCTTTTCGAACTTTCAGGTTCTGTGCGATGTGGAATGCGGCAAGGAGTTCATTTTGTGCGAATACAATAGAGATGCCGACTCTTACAggttcatttcatttttcataatcaTCCCTCCTGTATCTGGTTTTGTTGGATTCAATATGCTTAGCGTTTTTAAGAACTCTTTGTTGTCAAGCGTGTTTCACTTTTATGAAGtatatttggttttttttttcaattggaaTCATCTTTGAGTAGCATGTACAGAAGGAATGTAACATCTAATAAAGCCTCAAACCGTGTTTGGTATAACATTTAAATCTAAAACATTGGCGTTTTCTTTTAAAGGGGATTTATGTAGAGGTAAAGATACAGCAAGTTGGTTGTGTCTGGGAGAAAaatcagagagagagagggaaaatGGAAGAAATGATTTTCCACGATGATTAATATTTGGTTAATtctatgtttttaatctaattggAATTTAATGTGTTTACTGTCCTTTTGATGAATATGGCTGtgtaacataaaaataacaaatattttatggaAAACTCAATCTTGAAATGGAGAACGGTACAGATATTTAATTGTTTGTTGCTAAGTAGTTCAATTCAGTTCCTACTTCCTATAGACAGATCTGTAATTTATTTCTCATGAGTGTCCCTCCCCACCCCCCCCCCGCACACACAcaattttccctttttaatgTGTTTACTATTCAAGGACGGTTTAAACTTATTGTTGTTTGTATGTCTCTGCAGATCACCTTGGTCCAATAAATACCATCCACCATTAGAAGATGGGTCCCTCCCTTCTTCAGAGTTGcggaagcttgaaattgaagcaAATGACATATTTGCAATATATCGTGACCAGTGAGGTCCTTTACTTACCTCATCTTTAGAGCTTTTGTGCTGTTTTTAGATGTCTTATTAAGAAACCTTTCTCCCTAGTAACTTATTAACTAATTTCTGTTTTGTTTCAAAGAATGAATTGAATTATTTAGctatttgttttaaaacaatttGCACCATTGATGGATAATGTAATAGGTATTATGAAGGCGGCATTTCATCAgtttatttaactattttgtGTGTTCGTCTTGCTGTCTatataaattcaattatttagctattttgttttaaaacaatATGCACCATTAATGGATAATGTCATAGGTATTATGAAGGTGGCATTTCATCAGTTTACATGTGGGAAGATGATAATGAAGGTTTCGTAGCCTGCTTTTTAATAAAGAAAGGTGGGCCTGTTATTTGAGTAAACTCTAATGGAAGACACTACTCATCCTTTTGACCTATTTTCTGATGAGATATTTTTTGCAATACCATGATTAAAGATGGCTCAAAGACAGGGCAGGGCCGACGGGGATATTTAGAGGAAGGTGCATGGGATGCTATACATGTTATAGAGGTAAAGTATCATTCCATTTAAGACTAAACATGATAAATGCAGATGTATAATAGTAACTTTTAATACATTGGGAAACTTAAACATCTCTATTTAGTTCTATTTTTTCTGATTCTTGCaagtttatttcattaattcatAGTCCTcccatttttttgttaatttaggtGGGaccagaggaagaagaaaacaccAATTATCGTTTAACCAGTACAGTTATGCTGACTCTGACTACAAATAATGAGTCATCCGGAACTTTCAGTTTATCTGGTTCAATTAGGCGTCAGGCACGTTCAATCAGAATTAGCTCTTGTTGGCAATTAGATCATTTAGTTAACACTTGGATGCTGAGTTTTTTCTGTCTTGAGAAGCCACATGGCCCACATCATGAACAATGCACCTTCATTGAATATTGAATTAATTACATGGTTCTTGTTTGATAAAGTTCATGTATCTATATGCTTTTTAGCTCGAGGCAGCTTTCTTTAGATTTTTCTGAATCCTAAATTagctttttcttatattttagatGAGTATGAAGCTATCAGTTGCTGATGGGCATCTTTGTAACATGGGAAGGATGATTGAAGAAATGGAGAGTAAGCTGAGGAACTCACTAGATCAGGTACTTCTTGATTGTATAGGATTCAACTGCATGCTTCATGTATTTGAGATCAGCTTCTTCACTTTTTGGTGTAATTGTTCTTTGGTGGGGAAGGGTTTGGGTATTTATCAAACTTGATATTCAGTTCGATTGTGCCTATGACATTCCAAACTATAAGGCATGTTAATGCATGTTACAGGTATACTTTGGGAAAACAAGAGAAATGGTTTGCACACTGAGACCACCATCTGAAGTGGCACAGTTGAGAATGCCTGATAGCGCCTGAGAGCTGATGTGCCGTTACTTGGTGTAGCAGAGAGAAATTTACTTTGTTTTAGCGTATTGGCTGGTAACTTGTGTCACAGTATTTGAAGGTAGGTAGTTTCACAACGGTTGGTGTTTCTGGTGGGTGGCCATGGTTCTACAGAGGTAGTTCTTTTTGTTATTTGAGTGTCAATTGTTGTTTTCTGTAGTGGATAAGCATCATGTTTGTTGTTGATACTTGACTGATGATTCAACAAAACAGTGAAATTCTAAAACTGGTGCCTAGGAGAATGCTTGACATGATACCCTTGTGTGGAAATGAATCAAATGATATCTCGTGCCATTACAACTTACAAGGTGGATTATTATTTCATCagtattgttattaatttattattaatattaaccaAAAATGACGTTACGAATATTATGATGTTTATgagtgaaatttaatttttaatattataaagttacaaatattatgttatttttgtttaatattgcaaaatatattatatcaaaaattaattaatattatttaattattagtttaatcactattaaatCCTTGATACTTAAATCATTATCCTCATCAGTTCAATTACtagtttgattttaaattttttttattagagtaaattatattaacattttttgaagttttttcaGATTATGTACTTTCTTATTTAACATTTACAAGACCCTCTCTTATATGGAGTACcaacataatatttttcaaataattagggGTTAGTGTAATATATAGAAGGGGGTGTCAGTGATTTCAAACATTAATGGGGTTAGTATTTCAAACATTAATGTGTTAGTCTAGGAATAGAAAAATTAGCAACGTTAcgtgtaatttaaaaaaaaaaaacttaggaaATACAAGGGtaatttacttatttaataactaataatattgattttttgtattaaaattaattataaaaattaacaaaataaatagagtttgttaatatattttcacttattttttccttcaaaagtGTGTTTGACTATATTATTTACATAGAAGGctaatatattctttttgaaGATCAAatgagtatttattttttataagaaaggaATCAACATGTAAACATTATCACTGATACTTTTGCTTGTTTCTTAGGAATATATTAATAAcgaaaaaattaatacaaaaaattcaTTGAATAGAAACAAAAACCATAATATCCAACCCCAAAGAGTGGGGTCAAGTGAAGTTAATCATGATCTCACATTTGATAGATCGTAACTTTAAATCCCATTGTCTTTTTAAGATGAAGAGAATTGTGAATGTAATATACTTGTACACATTATGTGTTTAGAAACTTTTCATACCTCAAATTAGGTGGCATCTCCTTTCCCTaaaaaatttcttcacaaaaaaaatattataattcttattaattattatacgtACATCagcattgaaagaaaaaaatatagtgaaatatatatatatatatatatggccgTTATTTTTGTGTGATTTATTTAACCATGTAATGTCACGTGATTTATATCATAACATCATATAATTCATTtgatcaaatttaataaaatattatctactaaattaatcttataattatcttttattcaatattaaaacaagtatatctaataaaaaaataatgtaattatatttaatataattaatatgtaaTTAATCTTTCTACacaattttaatgtaattatatttaatatgatactaaatattttaaaaataatatatatatatatatattaaatattattgaatacaaaatactaagtaaaaatttaaaatttattcaaactgGTATATcagatataaaatttaatatctatttttaatttgaaattcaataaaataatttttacttagaaatcatataaaataattttaaataattttatgaataaatactatttttaaataatatttatattatatagttgaaatgtttttactaaaaattaattatatttattataaaataatattttgtctcTATGTTTAATAACtttatatacaaatttttttagttaatatttataagacaaggttaaatatcattttcacataattatataataaatattttaatattaatttattatatacatttgtattacaaaaatattagatagaaataatatcataaatcaaattaattgttagtgttaattttttttacataaatacatttaaatacttgtttccttttattataataaaaaatttaaatatttgtaattatctCAATTAAAACATATACTTTGTGTGATAATAATTaacttattcaaaatatttgttctaattaccttaattatacttaaattatttttatgaactaaaacatagaaaaaaatattatttttatgaactaaaacatagaaaaaaatatatatttacaatttttctatcaaatgtataatatattttctctaacttctttactataaagaaaatcaagataaagatgaaataaatatatatattttaaaattttactagatatatttgttcaaattttgataaaagatatacttattttaaaattgaataaaagatatttacaagatcaatttattaaatcatattaatttattagataaatttaaaatttattagataatatttattaaatttgattaaatgaaTAATCTTAAGTGTCAATATAAATCAGGTGACATTACATAACTAGATCGTCAGTATGACATATTTTCAAGTCATACtgaaataattatatgtttaacATACAATTCCATGatcaataatttgtttttggcTACATACTTTTTTGTTACAATTCCGATCAGTACGAAATAGAAACAACATATACAATTGAAAGGATTAATAAGAATATTCAACACCCTGGCAAAGATATAGTGGGAAAGGCAATAATAGCAATTTGAATCAGTTGATAGAACTGCAAATCTTTCTTATAATTCCAGCTGATGCAGTTAATGGTTCAATATCTTCCATTTTTATCATAGCAGCTTGGGGGGATTGGAGGTGATGAATTATTTATAGGACATTTGGTTGGGTGAGTATTTGTCATAGTCACTCATATCTGCTACAACCTTTAGACATTCTGACCCATTCTTCATTGCTTGCTTATCGCCAATGCCAGCTCACGTCCTGTTAATTAAGTTGACATTTTGAATCTTTCTGAAatgtaaagagagaaaaaaattaatttactttaattaagaaaattacttaattatatttaattaccgGATAAAGCTCTaggacataaaaaataaaaaagaaataatattcaTACATTAATTAACTTTGTATAATAGTTTACAAATAAGAGAAAGatatatcaaaaagaaaaaattataataactcaAGTAAAAATGTGTGAAATATATGTTATAGTTTCAAAGGGTATCACAAAAGACAAAGTTTCATGTTACTTAGCATAATTTTACCTCAAGTATTCATATATCATTTTGTGATATGAGTTTTGAAAGTGACTAGAAAGAAATGAATGTCTCACCGGTATGAGTTTGGGTCACCTGAACTTATCGCAATGCAAATCCTTTGATTTGTTACCCCTGCACATGCCATGATGGATCAAAGTTCCTGTTATATACCAAGCGGCTTGCGTGGGATACTAAGATGCAAGTGTATCGTTGCCTCTCAAGCATACATATTGATAAACTTAAAATGATTGGTTAAGGATACcatcattttaattagtttttatttttttttattagttaaaaattttagtttttaataacttttagtgtttttaaaaagctatttaaaataatatttttctaaatgatAACTCTGAACTtctatgtttttatattttcttttatttttattctcaatatatttatttaattttttaattatattttttaaataaattattattttattatttttttctcattttatacttttcgATTATCTCAACAACTAATTTTACTACATACTTATAATCTAATACACTAGctttttaactttcaatttttcactaccaattaattttttaatttttaattaaattttacaaaataacttAAGAATATCCTTATGTCAGTTACCATGTACTCGATAAGTATGATTTCTTTTGACAGGCAATAATTTACACTAGTTTATAAATAATGTTGGGGACTGGATTTGGCTCAACTTCCACAAGGCTAACTTAAAGTGCAGACCCATCCAATGTTCAAActtgtaataaatatttcagAGACTAATCAAACCAGTTGTTTCTCCATGGTTCCTCCTTCATCAGGCTTCTTATAAGACTGAATCTTATACGACTATTGATTAAGTCATAAAGGTTTCATTTACGAAGTGAATTAATGTTCAAGCATCTATCTAATGCCACCCGGTCTTCCTATCTTTTTGAAGATTTCTCATATACTTTGAGCCAAAGCGTGTAAAAAGTTGTGGTTATAAATAGTGAGGAATATTAAGAATGATAAAGTCGATTTTATGGTTACCTGTGTACTCACTTTTTCACGATTTTCATTAGGTAAAAGTGAATCTAATTAAacaagttttacatctttaatcgATACAAATGGATTCAAAATTGTggctcaaaataaaaaatatattgttttgaaaaaaaaaacattaactcgCATTTAAGAGTTAAAgtaccaaaataaattttagtgaaaataataaaaatatcataaatataatttgttagaAGGTTATATGTAAGTTTACAGCATCTTTGCAACGTATTATATGcacttaatatttataaatattaagtttGACCGGGAAAAAATGCAAAACGAATAAAAGCATTATCAAACATTACATTCAAACCAtgtaagaaaagtaaaatatattagcATGCtgcttatttttcatttatgtgCATCACAagtctaattttaattattcgTTAGTGTCGATctttaaatagttttttcaagaaaaattgaGAATATTTGATTAGTTCATATGACTTCTCGCATATAACTTATGCCGGAAGGATACAAATTTATAGACACTCCAATGTTATTTTACACCtgatgagaaaaagaaaaaaatatataaatatgataaatgatataatttgataggaagagaaaaataaaaaataaaaataaggattaattatatatgataatacaTCGTTACTCATACGAGAAATGGACTAATCAAACTTATCACGTGGGACTGTCTTCAACCATGACAAAGTTCAGATGGCACTTTGCAAATTTGTTTTAGTCAAATTTGTAAAACtatcaaatcaaatttgttaAACTTAAAGACAAGGACGAACCGACAAGGTCTCTTTCAACGAAGCTTACAAATGAATGATGATAATGAAGGAATCTAATGCATTAAAATTTCGATTGACGATTCACACATAAAGAGAAATGGCAGCAAACTTCTTTACAAGTTCGATTAAAGCaaacaatcaaaagaaaaaccccataaagcaaaaaaataattaatctaaaCCATATAATAAGCACACAAAAAACTAAACCATATAGTGGCTTGTGCACATGCACTGGCGAGGCTAGCTAGCTACTTGGTCAACTATGGACCGCCAACACGTTGTAGCAGATAAAAGTGACCCAGCCAAACTTTAGCCTTTAGCACCTTTGACTTTTACAAATTATCACACAACCCAAATGTCCTATAAATTGATCATCATTCCACCCTCTTTTTCCATCACATTCATTCATATTCTTTCTTGTTATACGAAtcgattctttaatttttttctctctcgaGTGTTGAgttgttaaatatatatatatatatatatatatatatatataattcattttcGTTGTAATTAACCTATACTCATATTCTGTATAGTTTCTCTTGAGTGCtaacttaaatatattcaaTTCGACGCGCTATATATTCATCAATTCATGGCGTATAGAACTTCAAGTATCACAAGTTTGTTCGTGACATTGGTGCTGTTAGGCACGATATTATGTGATGCACAATTGTCTTCTACGTTTTATGACAGTGCATGCCCCAATGCACTTAGCACCATAAGATCTGTCATTCGTAGTGCAGTTTCTGCGGAGCGCCGCATGGCTGCTTCTCTCATTCGCCTTCATTTTCACGATTGCTTCGTTCAGGTACATATGTgttgatttattaatttcattttttgcatGCATGCATGATGCATGTACTTAACTTGATTAATCCATCTTAATTTGAACCATATATATGTGCAATGCATTGCAGGGTTGTGATGCATCAATATTGCTTGATGATAGCTCCACTATCGAGAGCGAAAAGAGTGCACTTCAGAATGCTAACTCAATAAGGGGATATAACATCATCGACCAAGCAAAATCTGAGGTGGAGAAAGTATGTCCCGGGGTTGTGTCATGCGCTGACATTGTAGCAGTAGCAGCACGTGATGCATCATTTGCCGTAAGTCACAGTAACAAACTAACTAGCTATATATATACGTTAATTTCAACTTAATAATTAACATGCAGAAGCTATATAATGAGTtatgcatttattttaattattgattaggtGGGTGGTCCATCATGGACTGTGAAGCTTGGACGAAGAGATTCTACCACTGCAAGCAAAAGTTCGGCTACTAGTGACCTTCCACGATTCACAGACGATCTTGACACTCTTATCTCTAAATTCAATAATAAGGGTCTCACTGCCAGAGACATGGTTACTCTATCCGGTAATTGCTTAATCATCAAGCTtctcaattttgtatttataaattttaagtgtGAGACATTTATTAAGCAAATATATATCATGAAAACATGCAGGTGCCCACACAATCGGACAAGCTCAATGCTTCACATTTCGTGGAAGGATATACAATAATGCAAGTGACATTGATGCAGGATTTGCTAGCACTCGTCAACGTGGTTGTCCATCCGTCAgtaatgatgataatgataagaaATTGGCAGCACTAGACTTGGTCACACCCAATTCATTTGACAACAACTACTTCAAGAATTTGATTCAGAAGAAGGGTCTTCTTCAATCAGACCAAGTTCTGTTTAGTGGAGGATCTACAGATTCTATTGTCTCCGAATACAGCAAAAATCCTACAACCTTTAAATCCGACTTCGCAGCTGCTATGATAAAAATGGGAGATATTGAACCATTAACTGGTTCAGCTGGAATGATAAGAAAGATTTGCAGTTCTGTCAACTAAGTTTTTGGACATGTCAATCTTCATTGTGTtgtttaaaatttcttaaattatttcatttccGCCTAATAGGTGTCAAATATTCTTATCAATTCCTTTAATTGTATGTAGTTCCTCTCTGTTCCATTGATCAATAAATTGTAAGTTTCCTTGCCTTTCTTCCATTTGTTCTTGAGTATGAAGTCTTGGTCAGAGAGTCATGCTAGCAACACCCACATTGTAACAcatctattattaattaaaatttattaaaaattataaattttaatgagttatctcttatttaataaatttctgtcctaattttataaacttaaccaaataGAATGTGTTGATAGGAGtgcactaaaaaatatattgttagcaATCCTTGTATCaatctatatattatatattatttatttttatctataattaaaggttgtattgtaaaaattaagagatataataaattttattaattctaataaaatagtcgtgaaatttattgttttttttcctactccacaatatgtataaattaattaaagataaaaaataaagatataactGATAAATGAACAATTAATATCATCTTGAACTTTACCAatcatatataaatagaaataaaaaatttcgaAAAAATATGACAATTAAAATGGAATGAAAGGAATAATAAAATTCACTTGAAATTTTCTTGGCCGTTATATCAATCTCTCAAATATATAATAGTCATTGAATTTAATGTTCCTAAATACATTTAATGAAGAATTAAGTTACTTACACATAACTAAACTTCATTTGAACTTTGAGAGTTAtaggattaaaattttaacttcatAATATCATTAAccaaatttaattatgtaactttcatttcaatattttttaaacatcatATTGAAACTTTAATGTTATCTATTATGATTTAATGTGATTTAACATCAATgaatgattattaatttttaaaacttaatattatatatatatatatatattaaatataattataattgaatgTCTTTTGATCTACTAAAAAATTTCGtacccattgcccagaggctcttcgctatgcgaaggtatgtgggagggatgttgtacgcagccttacccttgcatatgcaaagaggctgttttcggattcgaacccatgaccaacaagtca comes from Glycine soja cultivar W05 chromosome 20, ASM419377v2, whole genome shotgun sequence and encodes:
- the LOC114401597 gene encoding probable F-actin-capping protein subunit beta, yielding MEAAMGLMRRIPPKHTETALSALLSLMPDNSSDLLSQVDQPLQVLCDVECGKEFILCEYNRDADSYRSPWSNKYHPPLEDGSLPSSELRKLEIEANDIFAIYRDQYYEGGISSVYMWEDDNEGFVACFLIKKDGSKTGQGRRGYLEEGAWDAIHVIEVGPEEEENTNYRLTSTVMLTLTTNNESSGTFSLSGSIRRQMSMKLSVADGHLCNMGRMIEEMESKLRNSLDQVYFGKTREMVCTLRPPSEVAQLRMPDSA
- the LOC114402884 gene encoding lignin-forming anionic peroxidase-like; the encoded protein is MAYRTSSITSLFVTLVLLGTILCDAQLSSTFYDSACPNALSTIRSVIRSAVSAERRMAASLIRLHFHDCFVQGCDASILLDDSSTIESEKSALQNANSIRGYNIIDQAKSEVEKVCPGVVSCADIVAVAARDASFAVGGPSWTVKLGRRDSTTASKSSATSDLPRFTDDLDTLISKFNNKGLTARDMVTLSGAHTIGQAQCFTFRGRIYNNASDIDAGFASTRQRGCPSVSNDDNDKKLAALDLVTPNSFDNNYFKNLIQKKGLLQSDQVLFSGGSTDSIVSEYSKNPTTFKSDFAAAMIKMGDIEPLTGSAGMIRKICSSVN